One window of Flavobacterium ammonificans genomic DNA carries:
- the fbaA gene encoding class II fructose-bisphosphate aldolase produces the protein MSHNIKPGVATGDQVQEIFNYAKEKGFALPAVNVTGSSSINGVLETAAKLNAPVIIQFSNGGAQFNAGKGLSNAGEKAAIAGGIAGALHIHTLAEAYGATVILHTDHCAKKLLPWIDGLLDASEKHFAATGKPLFSSHMIDLSEEPIEENIEICKEYLARMSKMGMTLEIELGITGGEEDGVDNSDVDSSKLYTQPEEVAYAYEELSKVSPKFTIAAAFGNVHGVYKPGNVKLTPKILKNSQDFVQNKYNTGANPVDFVFHGGSGSTLEEIREAIGYGVVKMNIDTDLQFAYTEGIRDYMVTNIDYLKTQIGNPEGADVPNKKYYDPRKWIRESEVTFNTRLEQAFADLNNVNTL, from the coding sequence ATGTCACACAACATCAAACCAGGGGTTGCAACCGGAGACCAAGTGCAAGAAATTTTCAACTATGCAAAAGAAAAAGGGTTTGCGCTTCCTGCGGTTAACGTTACTGGATCAAGCTCAATTAATGGAGTTCTTGAAACGGCTGCAAAATTAAACGCACCTGTTATTATTCAATTTTCTAATGGAGGTGCACAATTTAATGCTGGAAAAGGATTATCTAATGCAGGAGAAAAAGCAGCTATCGCTGGCGGAATTGCTGGAGCTCTTCATATCCATACTTTAGCAGAAGCATACGGAGCTACTGTAATTTTACACACTGACCACTGCGCTAAAAAATTATTACCTTGGATTGACGGTTTATTAGACGCGTCTGAAAAACACTTTGCAGCTACAGGAAAACCTTTGTTTTCATCGCATATGATTGACTTGTCAGAAGAGCCAATTGAAGAAAATATCGAAATTTGTAAAGAATATTTGGCTCGTATGAGTAAAATGGGAATGACATTAGAAATCGAATTAGGAATTACTGGTGGTGAAGAAGATGGTGTAGATAACTCTGATGTTGACAGCTCAAAATTATACACTCAACCAGAAGAAGTAGCATATGCTTACGAAGAATTATCAAAAGTAAGTCCTAAATTTACTATTGCTGCTGCTTTTGGAAACGTTCACGGAGTTTACAAACCAGGTAACGTAAAATTAACTCCAAAAATCTTAAAAAATTCTCAAGATTTCGTTCAAAACAAATACAATACAGGTGCTAATCCAGTTGATTTCGTTTTCCACGGTGGATCAGGTTCTACTTTGGAAGAAATCAGAGAGGCGATTGGATATGGTGTAGTTAAAATGAACATTGATACTGATTTACAATTTGCTTATACAGAAGGAATTCGTGATTATATGGTTACCAATATTGATTATTTAAAAACTCAAATTGGTAATCCTGAAGGGGCAGATGTTCCAAATAAAAAATACTACGATCCAAGAAAATGGATTCGCGAAAGTGAAGTTACATTCAACACAAGAT